Below is a window of Jonesiaceae bacterium BS-20 DNA.
CTCTCTTGCCTGAGTCATCAAAGTATCCTGGATATGTGCAGAACCAAGTAGGCCAAAACTCCCTATTTGGGCGTTCGCATAAATCATCTTCGAGCGGTATGTGTCAGGATCCTCCACCGCGAGCTCAGCGCAGCCGTGAAATTTGATAATGCGGGTACTGTCAGCTCGACGAACTCTTGTATCTTCTATATTTACGTAGACGGAGACCAAATCCCTGCTACCTGTAATCTCGTCAACGGCACGTTCGATGAGTGGGTCCCAATTGCCAGATGCAATTTCCTTGACCACCTCTTCCGCAATTAGGATTGCGACAAGTTTATGGTCGACTCCGGGAAGTATTGACGGATCAGCGTACGTTCGATGGATCTGAGCGCCCTCAAAAGCTATGTAGTCTTGACTTTTCCCTCGGACTCGCCTGCCCAGTATGTCGCTATAGCTATTTCGAAGCGTTTCTGTTTTGCTTGGTTTCCAAGCTTTAGGGTCATCCAGGAAAATTGCAGATTCCCCGGGGAGATATTGATCGAGTAAATCGATCAGACATTGCCGGTGTTCTGCTTCATCTGGGCCCTTCATTGCTCGTTCTTGAAGGAACTCCAGAACTTTTTCAATGAGTTTGACTACATCAGGGACTTGGTCTCTAGAAATACCTGAGCCAAGCCACACGAGTTGCCTTCCATCAGCAAGATCATCCGCAAGTGATTGGAACTCGCTCCTAACGCGTTTAAGGGTAGTTCTAACCAATGCCCCTCCAAAGTGGAATTGAACTCGTAACTGATAGAAAGGACGTTTAGTCCAGACGCTTGTTCACTATCTTTACACTTAGTGCTGGGTGAGTTAAGCAGACATCCCGAGGGTTAGTAATGAATTAGTAAAATGCTTCTCGAAACTTGGAATCAACCATTGGGTGTTTAAAGCAGATGAAAGGCTAGTGGAGCGGCGCCGTGCTGTAACTTGAGAAAATCGCATTTGCATTGAGGGTTCAGTTGAGAGTTCCTAGTCCGGGATACACTGAGTGGAGATGAACTGGGAAAACGGTAGCCCCTAAGAAGTAGTAAGGGGGCAGATGGTAAATCATCTGCCCCCTTAGTTCATATGTTGTTTTGACGATCTAGTTTGCAGTGATCTTAGTGACCCAGCTGCCTGGCAGTGAGCTTGAAGATGACGAGGTGGCGATCTTGTTGTTCTTGCCCTTGACGGCGGTGCGCCACTGGTCGGCCTTCAAGGTCCGGGTTTGCTTCTGTCCGGTTGAAGAGGTTGCGGTGAGGGTCTTGAGCTGGCCACTTGAGTAAGAGGCTGTGATCTCGATCTTGGCAACGTTGTTTAGGGTTGGGAACAGAGCCTTGGCTTGAGCCTGGGACACGGTGTGGACCCACTGGCCGGGGCTGCCCGGTGCGTTCAGGGAGTACGGGTCATTGACGGAACGTAGGTAGTCAATCTTGGATGACCAAACGTCCTCACTGTTGGAAGTCTTACCACCGGAGTATGAGTAGTAATAGGTTGTGACAGGCTTGCCACCCTTTTGCAGAACTTGGGCGTTGGTGCCGCTGGTTACTGTGGCATCGACTGCGGCCTTCCAGATCTTGCCTGCGGAACCGTTTGAGCCTTCGCCTTCCTTCTTCCAACCGGTGAAGTTCTGGTCACGGACGTCATCAACAACGTTGCAGTCACACTTGGTGTTCACCTTCGGGCGGGACATGGCATATGTGCGGGCGGTGACGGCTTGGGCTTGCAGAGCTGCAGCACCGCCGTTGTTACCCCAACCGGATGGAACCTCAGCAATACCGTAAAGGTACTCGGTGTTGAGCTTGAGCTCGTTGACCACGTTGAGCTTGCCACCAATAGCGGAGACAGCCATGCGTCCGTGACGGTAGGTGCCCTGAGCTCCGGCAATCTGGGTGACCGCCTGTGGGCCGTTGGCCTCGTAACGCGACGTTCCTGACCAAACCAAGTGAATCTTGGGTTGGGTGGTCTCCGTGACCTTCTTGCCGGAGGCATCGAGGACCGTTGCCTTGACGGAAGTGCCAGAAACGGCCAAGGTCACCGTGTGGTTGGCAGGTAGTCCAGTTGCGTTGGCGATGTTCTGTGCGTTTGCGTTCTGAACGGAGAACTTGGCAGTTGGGACCGCAGACCGGTTCTGGATCGAGAACGTGGAAGACGTGCGGGAGTCTGCGTACCCATTGAAACTGTATGGTTCTGGGCCAAGGATCTGGACACGGATGTATTCGCTGGTTGCTGCGTTAGCTACCGTGCTGCCGGCGTAGTAGTGGCCAAGGATCTGCGAGGCAGACTTACCTTCGCGGGCCATTTGGTAAGCGCCGTATTGTGGCATCCCGACACCGTGACCAAAGCCTGCACCACTGAAAGCGAAGCTCTTAGGGACGTCGCCGGTGCTTGGCGGCGGCGTAGGAGGAGTAAATGGTGCATGCAGGGAAAGATACTGCTCAGCTACCCAACCCTTGGTGTAACCCTTTTCAGAAGCACCCTTAGGGAACTCGATGAGACGCCAAGTGTGGCTACCAGCCTTCACGCGGTTTGCAGCTATGTCCGTGTAAGTAACCTTGGTGGCGTGCCGCAGCTTATCCACAATGGCGCCGTTGGCTGTGGACCGCACGTTAAGGTTCACGCTCGAAGAGTCTACGTAGTACGTGATCTGCTTGGGGGCTGGTGGGGGAGTTGGCTTCTCTGGAGGAGGTGTTGGCTTAGTAGGTGGTTTGGGGTTTGTGCTCGAAAGGTATTGCTCGGCGACCCAACCCTTGGTGTTTCCCTTTTCAGCATCACCCTTAGCAAAGGTAATAAGCCGCCAGGTATGGCTTCCGGCCTTCACTCGGTTGGCCGGGATATTTACAAAACTGATCTTGGTGCCGTGGGCAAGTTTATCTACTTGGGATCCATTGGCTGTCTTGCGGACGTTGAGCTTGGTCCCCGAGGAGTTCACATACATTGTGGTTGCCGCAGGAGGAACCGGTGGCTTTGGCTTATTAGTGGCTTTGGGATCGGTAGTGCTCAAGTAATCTTCAGCGACCCAACCGGTGGTGTTGCCCTTGTCCGATGCTGACTTAGCAAAAGTAATCTTGCGCCACGTGTAGTTGCCAGCCTTGACGCGGTTAGCAGGGCTGTTCACAAAACTGATCTTGGCACCGTGAGCGAGCTTGTCGACCGGGGTACCGTTCGCTGTTTTGCGGACGTTGAGCTTGGTCCCCGAGGAGTTCACATACATGGTTGTGGCTTGCGGCGTAGCGGGTGGCTTGGCCGCGCCGGGTTTGGTCTTACCCAAGTAATTCTCGGCTACCCAACCGGAGGTGCGGCCTTTTTCAGAGTCCCCTTTAGCAAAGGTGACTAGGCGCCAAGTGTAGTTCCCGGCTTTAACCCGGTTCTTTGCAGCGTCGTTGTGCGTGACCTTGGTGCCGTGGGCAATCTTGTCTACCACGGTGCCGTTAGCCGTTGAACGCACGTTGAGCTTCACACTGGACGAATTGACGTAGTAAGTCACGTTCGCAGCTTGAGCAGGGGTAGGCGCGATGGCGACAATCCCTGTGGCAAGTAGTGCGAGGGTGCAAACTAATCCAAGAACTCTAAAAAAACGCATGACCCAAGTATTGCAAATTTCACCCGCTTTTATTGGTGCGAACAGCAGGATTGCATGATTGTAATGATAATTAGTAAGAACTTTGTTGAATCTGACTAGAAAGAGCTTGTTTAACGGCATGAGAAAGTGCTGCAAGCTACCGAGGTAACCCATTAACGGTGATCGTAACCTGGTGGCAAGATCCGCTGGCCCAGTCACTGTTTTCAGCCAAGTAGGCCACTGCAGTTTAAAGATATTCCGACAAGGACTTAGATCAATGGATCGAAACCATGTAGACCTAATCACAAGTAGACCTTGTTGCTAACT
It encodes the following:
- a CDS encoding SpoIID/LytB domain-containing protein, with the translated sequence MRFFRVLGLVCTLALLATGIVAIAPTPAQAANVTYYVNSSSVKLNVRSTANGTVVDKIAHGTKVTHNDAAKNRVKAGNYTWRLVTFAKGDSEKGRTSGWVAENYLGKTKPGAAKPPATPQATTMYVNSSGTKLNVRKTANGTPVDKLAHGAKISFVNSPANRVKAGNYTWRKITFAKSASDKGNTTGWVAEDYLSTTDPKATNKPKPPVPPAATTMYVNSSGTKLNVRKTANGSQVDKLAHGTKISFVNIPANRVKAGSHTWRLITFAKGDAEKGNTKGWVAEQYLSSTNPKPPTKPTPPPEKPTPPPAPKQITYYVDSSSVNLNVRSTANGAIVDKLRHATKVTYTDIAANRVKAGSHTWRLIEFPKGASEKGYTKGWVAEQYLSLHAPFTPPTPPPSTGDVPKSFAFSGAGFGHGVGMPQYGAYQMAREGKSASQILGHYYAGSTVANAATSEYIRVQILGPEPYSFNGYADSRTSSTFSIQNRSAVPTAKFSVQNANAQNIANATGLPANHTVTLAVSGTSVKATVLDASGKKVTETTQPKIHLVWSGTSRYEANGPQAVTQIAGAQGTYRHGRMAVSAIGGKLNVVNELKLNTEYLYGIAEVPSGWGNNGGAAALQAQAVTARTYAMSRPKVNTKCDCNVVDDVRDQNFTGWKKEGEGSNGSAGKIWKAAVDATVTSGTNAQVLQKGGKPVTTYYYSYSGGKTSNSEDVWSSKIDYLRSVNDPYSLNAPGSPGQWVHTVSQAQAKALFPTLNNVAKIEITASYSSGQLKTLTATSSTGQKQTRTLKADQWRTAVKGKNNKIATSSSSSSLPGSWVTKITAN